The following nucleotide sequence is from bacterium.
TCGGACGCAACGCCGTCATCGTCGGGCGGTTCTGCGCGCCCCAGCGCACGCTGTCCCTGGGACACGACAACGATCTCACCGGGCAGTTCGTCGGCGACATCGTGCGCGCGGACAGCAACGACACCGGGCACTGCTGCGGCGGTCCGTGCAGCTGCTTCGATGCGTTCACGCCGTCGATCGTCCACGTCGGCGACACCGTGCGGCTGACGAGCGCGTGCAGCCTCGCGAACGTGACGCAGCTCACGATCTGCGGCGTGCCGGCGACGATCACGAGCAAGTCGTCGAGCGTCCTGCAGGCCACGGTGCCTGCGGTTCCCACCGGCACCTGTCCGGTCGCGGTGCAGAGCCCCGCGGGCCTCTTCACCGGCGTCGCGAGCCTGACGATCCACTGAGTCCGTCGTTCCGGGCCGACGGGCTTCCGCCCGCCGGTCGCTCGGCCCCGAGGCCCCTCGGGTCGGCGATCGGCGGGCGGTTCTGCGTCCGGGAGCCGTATCGGACGCGGTGCGTAGCGGCAGGGCTGCACGCGGCGGCGCCGGCGCGTCCCGTGTGACACCGCGCGCGTCTCACCTGATTTTGGATCTTGTCGGATGGGCCGCTGCTGGCATGCGTAGCTCCACGGAAGGAGATCCTCGATGTCGCGACGCATGCTCGTCCCGCTCTCCGCTCTCGTCATCGTCGCCGGCGCCGCTGCCGCACATGCGGCCCGCTGTGACGCCCCCGCCGAGCAGGCCGCGGTCCAGGCGACCTCACGCGCGATCCAGGCGCAATGCGATTGCGCCGGGGCCGCGACCGCACGCGACTACCGCCGGTGCGCCAGGGCGGTGGTCGACGCCCGCTTCGCCGCGGGACAGCTGCCGAAGGCGTGTCGCAAGGCCGCCAACCGCTGCGCGCGGGCGTCGACGTGCGGGCGTCCCGGCACCGCCACCTGCTGTCGTACGAGCGCGTCCGGCAAGCAGAGCTGTCGCGTCGTACGCCGCGCCGCGCACTGCACGCCGCGGCGCGGCGGCACGGCGACGGTCGGCGCGTGCGCCAGCTGCTGCGAAGCGTGCGGGCAGGGGACCTGCGAGGCGGCGATCCGCTGCTGCGTGCCGGATTCGCCCGGCGGTGCCTTCCCCGACGGCGCGGCGCGATGCGAGGAGCTGACGGCGGCGCAGTGCGAGGCGCTCGGTGGTGCGAGTCTCGGCGCCGGCACCTGCGAACCGGACGCCTGCGCCGTGGCGGGTACGACGACCACGATCGCACCCGCGACCACGTCGACCACCGCCGCGCCCGCGACGACGACCACGACGACGCCGCCGGTGTCGACGACGACCACCACCACCACGCCGTCCGCCTGCGGCAACGGCACCATCGACCCCGGCGAGACGTGCGATCCGCCCGGCGCGCTCCACTGTCCCGACCCGGGCTCGCCGAGCGGCAGCTTCGTCGCCTGCCTCGCCACGTGTACCTGTCCGGGCGACGGAGCGACCACGACGACGACGGTCGCCACGCCGGCGACCACCACGACCACGCTGCCGGGCCTCGGGAGCCGCACCTTCACGCTGCGCAACGCCGCCGATCCGGAGGGCAGCCACCTCTACTCGTCGCTGTTGAACGGCGCCGACGTGGCCAAGGCGAACACCTTCACCGGGGCGTTCACGCTGGTGGGCGGCAGCCCGGGCAGCGACGGCGTCGCGACGCTGCGGCTCGGCGGCGACGCGTTCGTCGGCGCCCAGGCGGCGGACAACTCGTACATCTGCTTCAAGCTCGAGGCCGTGGGCAGCAGCGGCAGGATCGACTGCGACGGCGGTCTGCCCGTCGGCGTCGCGCTCAGCGTCGACAGCAACGGCACGAACCCGCCGAGCCCGGCGGTGCTCGCGCTCGAGCAAGGGCCTGCCGGCGCCCCCGGCGCGGGCTACGTGCAGCTGACGGTTCGCGGCGCGAACTGTCCCGGCGACGCCAGCGGTGCCTGCACCGGCCTGTTCCTGTCGCCCGCCGATTGCGCCGATCCGTCGAAGGTGAACTACGGCGTCGCCCAGGCGGGTACGACGGCGTTCACGACGGGGACCATGACGGTGACGATCACCGAGCCGCGCCAGGGCGGCGGGCCGCTCACGGTGTCGAAGACCGGCCAGCCGTTCGCGTGCAACGTCTGGTCGACGGACGGGCCGGGCATCGTCGAGCTCGGCGTGCCGGCGTTCGACACCGCCTTCGGCGACGCCGCCAACGTGGCGCAGTTCGACGACTGAAGGGGGGAGCTAGTCCGCTCGGGGCGGGGCGGCGACGTCGTCGCCCCGGGCGGACGGAGCGGGCGGCGCCAGCAGGCGGTCGGCGCAGACGTAGCCGAGCGTCGTGGCGAGCACGAGGAGGGCGCCCAGCAGGCGCGGCGGCGCAGGGATCGGGACGCCGCTCCAGCGGCAGGCGACGCCGATCCCGAACGCGAGAACGAGGCCGATGGCGGCATGCATGGCGGCTTCTCCTCGTCGTCAGGGCGCCCTGACGATCAGCGCAAGGACCCGACGGTGGCGGTTGCCGGTGGCGGTGACGGGTCGGGGGGTGCTCTCTACCAACTGATCCCACGGCGCGAAACCGGCTCCGCCGGTGGACCCGCGGAACGCCCGGACGGTTGCCGCGCGGGGGCGACGGCGCTAGGAGCGCTCGATGTCGCGATCCGCGCGCGGTACCGGACTCACGATCCTGGCCGTCCTCTTCGCCCTGCTGGCGATCTCCAACCTGTCGAAGCCGCTGCACCTCAACAGCGAGCAGGGCTTCGTGCTCTTCGGCGCGCGGCTC
It contains:
- a CDS encoding DUF1427 family protein, which translates into the protein MHAAIGLVLAFGIGVACRWSGVPIPAPPRLLGALLVLATTLGYVCADRLLAPPAPSARGDDVAAPPRAD